The Lentimicrobium sp. L6 nucleotide sequence AAATGGAGAAATGGAGAGATACTAATTTAACCGAAGCCTTAAGCTTTGATTATGCTCTATGGACCAAAGAATTCAATACTTCTATTAAAGAAGAAGAAATATTTAAATGTGATGTTCACGAACTCGATGCTTTCACTGTAAATTTGTATAGAGGAAGATATGTTTATAAGGACGAGCCCATTTTTGAGATGTCCAATGGTGCCATTGTTGGTTCCATTGCTGCAGCTTTTGAGAAATATCCAGAATTGGTAGCTAAGCATTTCGGGAAATATCATAAAGAAGGCGAAGTGAAAGCTTTCGACCTATTAAACACTGCCCTTTTCTTGGATGGATTGTTTGTTTATGTTCCTAAGAATGTAAAAATAGAACAAGCCATACAATTGATTAATGCAGTAGGTAGAGAGGAAAATGCTTTTGTTCAAAATAGAAATTTAATCATTTTGGAGGATGGTGCTGAATTAACACTAATCCACTGTGACGATTCTTATGACTATAAAAGAAGCTTTACGAATACAGTAAGTGAGTATTATGTAGGTGAGAATGCTCGTTTAGACCATTATAAAATTCAAAACCTGAACGATAATTCTTATATCGTGAACTCCGATTATTTTCATCAAGAAAGATACGCTTTTGTTTCTACCAATAAGATGATGCTGAATGGTGGAATCATCAGAAATGAAGTTTATAATAAGTTGAATGGTGAAGGATGCGAATCAAATATATTAGGTTTATATTTATCTGATAAAAGTCAGCATGTGGACAATCAAGTATTTGTAGACCATGCCTTTCCAAATTGTGTAAGTACAGAATTATTCAAAGGAATAGTAGATGATTATGCACATGCGGTATTTAACGGTCACATACTCGTTAGACCCGATGCACAGCAAACCAATGCTTACCAGAATAATAACAACATTATCCTTTCTGATAAGGCTAAGATCAACTCGAAACCCTTCCTCGAAATTTATGCTGATGATGTGAAATGCAGTCATGGTTCCACTATGGGACAGCTTGACGAAACTTCATTATTCTATATCAGACAAAGAGGTATTGGAATTGATAATGCCAGACTTTTATTGATGTATGCTTTTGCTGCTGAAGTCATCAATGCAATTAAAATTGAAACCTTACTCAATCGTATTGACGATATGGTAAAAAAACGCCTCAGAGGCGAATTATCCATTTGCGATCAATGTGTACTACAATGTAGTAGTCCAGAATATAGTTTCGAAATAGACTTGGATAAAATCAACTAATCATGGATATAAATAGTATTCGTTCACAATTTCCGATTCTAAGCCGTGAGGTTCATAAAAAGCCTTTGGTTTATTTAGATAATGGAGCCACCACACAAAAGCCGCAGATGGTTATTGATGCCATTTCAAATTATTATGAAACCATCAATAGTAATGTGCATCGTGGAGTTCATCATTTATCGCAATTGGCAACGGATGCTTTTGAAAAATCAAGGATTACCGTACAGGAATTTATTGGAGCCAATAGCATAAAAGAAGTCATTATTACCAAAGGAACTACCGAAAGCATTAATCTTTTGGCTTATTCTTTTGGGGATGCTTTTATTCATGAAGGCGACGAAATTATTGTTAGTGAGTTAGAGCATCATGCAAATATTGTCCCTTGGCAGCTTTTGTGCCAAAGAAAAAAGGCCGTATTAAAAGTAATACCTGTTAACGAGAAAGGGGACTTGGAGATGGATGTTTTTGAAAGCCTCCTCTCTGAGAAAACCAAATTGGTTTCGGTGGCTCATGTTTCAAATGCATTAGGTACGATTAATCCAATAGCAACTATTATTGAGAAAGCCCATCAAGCAGGTGCTAAAGTTCATATTGATGGGGCGCAAGCAGTGGCCCACACTCCTCTTAATCTTAAAGAATTGGATGTGGACTTTTATAGTTTCTCAGCTCATAAGATGTACGGCCCCATGGGAATCGGCATCTTTTTTGGGAAGGAGGAGCTTCTCGATCAAATGCCACCCTGGCAAAGTGGTGGAGAGATGATTGACAAGGTCACTTTTGAAAAAACTACCTTCAACGAATTGCCATATAAATTTGAACCCGGTACTCCCAATGTAGATGGAATGATAGGCTTAGAATCCTCCATCCATTTTTTGCAAACTTTGGGCATTGAGAATATTAAAAAGGCAGAGGATGAATTATTGGCTTATGGTACTGAGAAATTATCCGCTATAAAGGGTTTAAAGATAATTGGAACTGCAGATAAAAAAGCTTCTGTGATTTCATTTCTTTTGGATAATATACATCCTTTTGATGCTGGAACCATTATCGACCATATGGGTGTAGCTGTTAGAACTGGAAACCATTGTGCCCAACCTATTATGGACAAAATTGGAATTCCTGGAACCATTCGAGCATCTATCTCTATTTATAATACTAAAGAAGACATCAATCGCCTGGTGGAGGCTATTGAAAAAACACAAGAAATGTTTGCATAAAAATACGGAACAATGACTATTAAAGAAAGAGGAATAGAGATTATTGAGGAGTTTGCCATGTTCGACGACTGGATGGATAAATATAATTATCTAATAGAACTGGGTCGTGATTTGGAAATCATTGAGGATTCGCATCGCGATCCACAGCATTTGATTTCTGGTTGCCAAAGCAGAGTATGGCTTTCTGCCGATTATAAAGATGGTTTGATCTATTTTAAAGCCGATAGTGACGCTGTGATTACCAAAGGTATTGTAAATTTATTAATTAGAGCCATGTCGGGTCAAAGTCCAGAAGAAATCATTAACGATCCTCTAGACTTCCTAGCAGAGATAGGATTAAAAGAACACCTCTCTCCTACTAGAGCAAATGGATTAACCAGTATGGTGAAACAGATGAAGCTTTATGCTTTCGCCTTTAAAGCTAAACACGAATCATAAGACTTTGAAACTTTGAAATCGAATTTTGAACATTAAACTTTAAACTTCGAACATTAAACTTTAAACCTTCTACTATGTTTGGATTTGGCAAGAAAAAAGATAAAAACGACAAGAAACAAGAAAAGCAAGAAATGGCAACACCAGAAATCACAGATAAAATGAAAGTGGAAAAGAATGTCATTTCCGCCTTAAAAGAGATTTTCGATCCGGAAATCCCTGTTAATGTATTTGACTTGGGATTAATCTACGAGGTAGATGTACAAGAAGACATGCACGTAAACATTGTAATGACGCTAACGGCACCCAATTGCCCAGTAGCTGAATCGCTACCAAACGAGATTAAAGAGAAGGTAGCAGCCACCGAAGGCGTTAAAGACGCTTCCATAGAACTCACCTTTGAACCACCATGGGATAAAGACCTAATGAGTGATGAAGCCAAATTAGATTTGGGTTTCTTGTAAGACCAAAAACAAATCAAAATTCTCTGACTTAACCTTTCTAAGGTCAATGCCGATAGATATTCAATATGACTTTAAGTCCTAAAGGAATTAAAGGACCAATAGCTTAATTGTCGGGATAAGACTTAGCATTCGTGAAATATACAGGCTCATCAATGAGTATAGTCATGTGTCTATTTGTTTGTTTATCATTTGGAAGTCGAAGTATTTTTCGCAAAAAATGATAATTAATGAGGATGTA carries:
- the sufD gene encoding Fe-S cluster assembly protein SufD, which produces MRQQKKPVILDKLDTWLAEANQTFSPEMQKVRQEALESFKEIGFPHHKMEKWRDTNLTEALSFDYALWTKEFNTSIKEEEIFKCDVHELDAFTVNLYRGRYVYKDEPIFEMSNGAIVGSIAAAFEKYPELVAKHFGKYHKEGEVKAFDLLNTALFLDGLFVYVPKNVKIEQAIQLINAVGREENAFVQNRNLIILEDGAELTLIHCDDSYDYKRSFTNTVSEYYVGENARLDHYKIQNLNDNSYIVNSDYFHQERYAFVSTNKMMLNGGIIRNEVYNKLNGEGCESNILGLYLSDKSQHVDNQVFVDHAFPNCVSTELFKGIVDDYAHAVFNGHILVRPDAQQTNAYQNNNNIILSDKAKINSKPFLEIYADDVKCSHGSTMGQLDETSLFYIRQRGIGIDNARLLLMYAFAAEVINAIKIETLLNRIDDMVKKRLRGELSICDQCVLQCSSPEYSFEIDLDKIN
- a CDS encoding cysteine desulfurase — translated: MDINSIRSQFPILSREVHKKPLVYLDNGATTQKPQMVIDAISNYYETINSNVHRGVHHLSQLATDAFEKSRITVQEFIGANSIKEVIITKGTTESINLLAYSFGDAFIHEGDEIIVSELEHHANIVPWQLLCQRKKAVLKVIPVNEKGDLEMDVFESLLSEKTKLVSVAHVSNALGTINPIATIIEKAHQAGAKVHIDGAQAVAHTPLNLKELDVDFYSFSAHKMYGPMGIGIFFGKEELLDQMPPWQSGGEMIDKVTFEKTTFNELPYKFEPGTPNVDGMIGLESSIHFLQTLGIENIKKAEDELLAYGTEKLSAIKGLKIIGTADKKASVISFLLDNIHPFDAGTIIDHMGVAVRTGNHCAQPIMDKIGIPGTIRASISIYNTKEDINRLVEAIEKTQEMFA
- a CDS encoding SufE family protein yields the protein MTIKERGIEIIEEFAMFDDWMDKYNYLIELGRDLEIIEDSHRDPQHLISGCQSRVWLSADYKDGLIYFKADSDAVITKGIVNLLIRAMSGQSPEEIINDPLDFLAEIGLKEHLSPTRANGLTSMVKQMKLYAFAFKAKHES
- a CDS encoding SUF system Fe-S cluster assembly protein, whose product is MATPEITDKMKVEKNVISALKEIFDPEIPVNVFDLGLIYEVDVQEDMHVNIVMTLTAPNCPVAESLPNEIKEKVAATEGVKDASIELTFEPPWDKDLMSDEAKLDLGFL